GGGTGCGCCATTGACGCACCCTGTTGCTCGAACGAGTCGCCGCTCTCAGGTTTAGCGGATCAGGTTCGTCAGTTCCTGCAGCACGTCGTTCGTGACGGTGATCGTACGGGCGTTCGCCGAGAACCCCCGCTGGGCGACGATCAGCCGCGTGAACTCAACGGCGATGTCGACGTTCGATTGCTCGAGCTGACCGGCACGCACCACGCCGTTACCGCTTGCGCCCGCAGATCCGAGTTGCACGTCCCCGCTGCTCAGGCTGCTGTTGTAGAAGTTGTTGCCGACCGCTTCGAGGCCTTGTGGATTGCGGAAGTTTCCAATCGCCAACTGTGCGATCGGGAACTGAGTGCCGTTGCTGGCAACGCCCTGGATGATGCCGGAACTGTCGACCTGCACTGAGGTCAACGTGCCGTTGGCATACCCGTCCTGCTTCGATGAGATCGAGGCATCGCCAGAGAACGAGTTCAATCCGCTGCCGGTCGTCCCGCCCCCGTCGAGCACGATATTGAACGTGAGCGGTGCTGACTGTCCGGCGAACTGGATCGTCATGTTGGCATCGCCGTTACCGGTCCCGGTGCTATGTGAGAAGGCCCCGTTCGCGCCGAAGGTAATTCCGGTCACAGTGCTGTCGATCATCGTTCCCTGAGTCGGATCGAGTGATGCGGTCATGTCCCAGGTGCCATCAGCCTTTTTGGCGAACTGGTAGTTGATCGTATGCACGCCGCCCGTCAGGTCGTACACCTGCACGCCGCCGCGCACCACTGCTCCATCCACGCCGGTCTGCGATACGACAAACGGGGCTTCCGTGAAGTCTGAGCCGCCTGTGTTTCCGGTGCCATCCAGTAAGGCGACGCTCAGGTAAGACTTGCCTGCATCGTTCGCCGTCAGGCTCAAGGCTCCAGTGGAACTGATGGTGGTGGTGGTGCCGGGAATGGCGGAATTCAACGCGGCCATCAAATCGCCGACGGTCGTGGTCGCGCTCACGGGAACCGAAACCGAAACCGCGCTGCCGTCGGTATCCGTTCCGCTGATTGTGATCGAATCGCCCGCTTGATATGGCGTTGTCACGAAATCGAGGGAATTCAGGAGCGAGCTGGATGTCGCGGCGCTGCCCCCTGACAGCCAGGCTGACGTGCTCAAGACGCCTGCGGTTGGGATCGCTCCGGCCGAGGGGAGATTGCCGTTGATATTGACGTTTTGCGTCGCCCGGCCCGGCACATTGGCCCCCAGCGGAATGTTGATGCTGGCATCGCCGGCCGTCTGGAACGAGGGAAATTCTTCGTTCGATTCGCCCACGATCCCGAACCGCTGCACAGGGTAGCCGGTGCCGGAATCAACCAGCAGGCCGTTCTTGTCGATCTGAAACGTCCCTGCCCGAGTGTAGAGATTCGAGGTGCCGTTATTCACGACGAAGAACCCGTCGCCGTCGAGCGCGAGGTCGAGATCCGATCCGGTCGATTCCATTCCGCCAGCGGTCATGTTCGAACGGATGGAAGACAATCTGCTGCCGGTTCCGACCTGGACGGGATTCGTGCCGCCTGAGACGCCGGCGGTGCCGCTCGATCCGCCGCGGAGTGTTTCATAGAGCACGTCGGCGAAGACGCCGGTTCGTTCCTTGTAACCCACGGTGTTGAGGTTTGCGAGATTGTTGCCGACGATCTCGATCATCTTCTGGTGAGACTGCAGACCGGATACGCCGGTAATCATTGAGTTGGCCATGATTCGATTCCTTCAATGTCGTAGTGTGAGGGGTGTTTTGTGACGTGGAGCGTTGTTGATTTCAGTTGGAGGCGTCTGGCGTGCCGCCGACGCTGGAGATGTCATCGAGCCCGACTTTCTCGCCGTTGACGGTGACCACCAGGCTGCCGTTCTCCATGCCAGCCGACTGGACGATGCCCGTCTGATTGGCCTTCGTAGTTTCCGAGTAGTAAGTCACCTGTTTGCCCACGAGCGCAGCCCCTTGGGTCAGGGACTGCAGCTTGAACAGTTCGGAGAAATTGGTGTTCAGACTTTCGATTCCGCTGAGCGTCGAGAACTGGGCCATCTGCGACAGGAAGTCTTCCTGCGCCATGGGCTCGAGCGGGTTTTGATTCGACAACTGTGCCGCCAGCAATTGCAGGAACTGCTGCTGCCCGATCTGCGAACTGAAACCGCCTGAAGCGACGCTGGCCATGTTGGATTCCTCTGTCTCGTTGAATTGTCTGTGAAATCAGGCCCGAAAACTGATGGAGCCGTCGCTCGCAGGTTGTTCGCTACGGTTGGGTGGATTCGATATGACTTCGCCCCGTAATCGGGCGAGTTCCGCCTGTTCCTGCTGTAGCAGGTGTTCTTCAGTTGATCCCTGTTGATGCTGCGACAGGTCAAACCCGTTTAAGGACATGCCCTGGTCTGTCAACGCCTGGGTGATGTCTGCCGATTGCTGCTCCAGCAGGGCATGTGTTTCTGGTGAGGCCGCCGAGACGCTGATGTCGTACTGACCGTCGCTGCCGCGGGAGATGTCGATCACAACTTCCCCGAGGTGGGGCGGATCGAGCCGGATCTGGAAACGCTGGCTGCCGCCCGCCTCGACGAGGGTCGCCTGCTGCACGGTGACGCTGGCGAGATGTTCGACCGTGCCGTGGTGCAGCGTCGTCGGCTGCGGCGAACTGTTCACCGGCGTCGTGACGTTCAGCGGTGTGGATGTCGTTGCTGAGAGGATGCCTGCGTCGATCGGCTGCGATGAATTCGGGTTGGCGACAGGTGCGTCACTGGAGGTGGTCGGCGCGGAAGTCCTGGTTTCATCCGGACGGACTTCGGTCGTCGGCAGCGTCGCCGTTTCGATCAAGTTGGAAATCACTTCGACTGGACTCTGTATCGGGGTTTCCACCGATTGGAGCGGTGAAGGTTCGACTCTCATGGGATTGATCGAGGCCGCTGCTTTTCGTTCGGTGATCGGAGTGTTGACTCGCACTTGCAGAGGACGAGCCGGAGGTGGCGTCACTGATGCGACCTGAGCAGTCACCGCGGTCTGTTGGGGCAGTGCTGCGGTTACCGTTGAAGCCGCGGTGGGAACCGTGTTAACAACGGCGGCTGACTGTGGATCGACGACCGGGGCCGGGACAGTGGCAACATCAGATGCGGAAGTCGGCGTTGTTGGTGAGTCGTCCAGTTGGCTGGCAGTCGACCGAGGCGCGGGTTCTGTATTGTCTGACATCGGCGGCAGACTGACCGGCTGTTGTGGCCGGGAACTTGTCTGCTGGACTGGTCCAGGCGTCGGCTGGTTGCCGGGACTTGCCGTTTCGGAAATCAACGAAGTGCCAGTGGCAGACGAGTCGCAGCTTTCCACCTGTTGAGAGACAGGCGTCGCGGTCAATGTCATCGCCTGCGGCCAGCCGGATTCGCTCTGCGAGACATTTGTGAAAGCGGTGAAGGGAATGTCAGCCGCTTCAGTCTCGTCGGTCGGGGCGTGATGCACTTCCGCGGCGACGTCATTGCTCTCAGCGATGGACAGGGGAGCATCCGGTGCAATCACGGCGCCGCTGTTGGAGAGCTCGGGGCCAGGCGTGACGGATTTCTGCTTTGACCGAGTACCTGCCGGTTTGTGCGGCGCCGCTGTCGTTTCAGCAGAGTCCGAATCAGCGACATCGGATGTTTCCGTATCCGCGCAGTTCGTTTCAGCCGCCACTCCGTTGACAGTGACGCTCACCGAGGCTTCCGTTGCCGTGTCCGTCGCGACTTCCGTCTCCTTCAATTCCGAAGCCACTGTCGGCTGCGGCGGGACTTTGACTACAGATGCCTTGCTTTGGCTCACCAGCAGCCGCTGCAACGGCTCGTCCGATTCTGGGGCGTCATTGAAGCTGGCCGTGTCGACGGCAGCGTTCATGCTGACGGAGCTGACAGGAGTGGGAGCGGCAGCGGCAGCATTCTTCGTCGCATTGCTCGTTGGAGCGGCCGGCAAAGACGCCAAGGGGCTCGCCGACGACTTGGGAGCCGACGGCTGCTGGAAAGCGGCCAGCAGATTGTCGAAATCGACGCCGGTCGGCTTCGTCGCGGCGGCACCGTTCACGGTTGCGAAAAGGGCGCTCGAAAGTGAGAACCCGGCCGCGTCAATAACGCCGCCCGAGATGAGATTCGCAGGTCCGATCGCGACAAGATTGAACAATTGCACGTGTCAGCAGCTCCTGCACTCTTAGTCTCAGCCCAAGCGGGAAAGTCCGGCCATTCCCCAGATAGCAGAGTCCGTGCCAAACCGCTGGACGGATGCCGTCGGCGCGGACAGCAAAGATGCAAACAGCACGCGAGAGAGAACTTAGCGCGCAGGCAGCAGCGCGGCGGAATGTGCGGCAGTTTCCGCCGCAGGAATCTTCTTCCGCCTGCAAGGGAAACATGTTCCAGATGGCGGAGTTTGTTTCCCCGTCATCCAGCAGTTTCGGTCAACTGACGTAGCCGAGTTTCCGGTAATGGGTGACCTTGTTGCGGAGCGTCCGCGGCGTGACGCCAAGGGCGGCTGCCGCTTCGGTCTTGTTCCCCTGGCACCGCTCCAGCCGATGCAGAATCACCTGTCGTTCGATCTCCTCCAGCGAGAGATGATCAAGAAACTGCGGCAATGTTGCACTGACTTCAGCTTCGTCCTCTATCACTGGAGACGGCAATTCGACGGTCTGAATCGTGTCGCTGGCTGCCAGCAGGCAGCAGCGCAGGATGACGTTCTTCAGCTCCCGTACATTCCCCGGCCAGTCGTATTCACTGAGACGTTCCATCACGGGTCGCGTGACCCCGCGCACCGGCCGTTCGAGTTCCACTTGTGCCTGTTGTACGAAGAAGTTCACCAGCGCCGGGATGTCTTCACGCCGTTCTCTGAGCGGAGGAATCGCCAGCGGCAACACATTCAACCTGTGAAACAAATCTGCGCGAAAGTGCCCGCGCCGTGCTTCAACGGCCAGGTCTCGATTCGTGGCCGTAATCACCCGGGCGTGCATCCGCAATGTCTCGTTGCCGCCGACTCTTTGAAATTCCTTTTCTTCCAGAACCCGCAGCAGCTTCGCCTGGACAGCGAGCGGCAATTCGCCGATCTCGTCGAGAAATACGGTCCCCTCGCCGGCCGCTTCGAAACGCCCGCGACGGAGTTGGTGGGCTCCGGTAAAGGCCCCCGCTTCATGACCGAACAGTTCACTCTCGATCAAGCTCTCGGAGAGTGCAGCGCAGTTCACTCGAACATATTCCGAGTGTTGCCGCGGGCTGTACTGATGAATCAGTCGCGCGAGCAGCTCCTTACCGGTTCCGCTTTCCCCGCACAGCAGGACAGTCACCGAAGTCCGCGCGTAGCGCTTGGCACGTTCGATCACCTGCAACATTGCTCTCGATTGAAAAATCACCGACATGGTTTCCCCTTCCGTCCGCCCCCGCGGAGTGTGGATCGCGTCAAGTTGTCAGTTTTCAGTCGTCAGTATTCAGTTTGAAATGCAGAACGCGAGACATCCTCATTTTCTGCGGGATCTCGTCGTGCAGACGGCCAACAACCAACGATCCACTACCAACTATGAAATGAACTAACGTGCTGAATGCTGGTAGGCCCTTTGCATCTGCTGATGTCGCACGAATGAGTCGACCGAGGGTTTCACGGCCGTCTTGAGTGACTGCATCTGCTGTTCGAGTGAGTTGATCTGTTGAATCAATCCCCCGAGCAATTTCTGATGCTGGTCGAGAATGGCCTTCAGCGAGTTGTCTGCTTTCACTCCGAGCTGCAGCCAGCGCTGACGGCACGGTCCGAGTTCGCTTTCGATCTCCTGCGTCTGCCGCATCAGCGGTTCCAGCCGCGGCAGGCACGCCGAGATCTCGTCGAGCGTGGGATTCGTCGGCGAGACCGACTTCTCGATCAGAGCCAGCGCACGGCGATACGGACCTTCAGCGCGACGCAACTGCATCAGCAACTGTGCTTCGATATCACTTCTTTTTTCCGAGAGCGGCAATTTCAGTCTCCCAGGCTGTGAGCGTTGCATTCAAACGTTGCGTGTCAGCGAGCAGCTTCTGCTTGGCTTCCAGATTGTCGAGCCACCACCGCGCCAGTTCTCCCACCCAGTCGGCTTCCGGGTACGACAGAATTCCGCGATACATCTGACGGGCCTGGTCGTAGCGGCCCGCGCGACGATGGCAGCTCGCCTGCATGTACTCGCTCCAGATCTGATCTTCGCGCGAAAGCTCTTTCAAATTGGTTTGTCGCAGCACATTCAGGCAGGCTTCCAGATCTCCTGCCCCGAACAGGCTGGATGCCAGCGCGAAGCGGTCGATCGGACCATTCACCGGTTCGCTGCTGGAAGCGTGCAGATTTCCTTCGGACGCCGGATGCGACAGGACATCATCGATGTCTTCGGAGATCGAACCGTGTGAGATATTGCCGCGCGTCGGTCGTTCTGTTTCTGCGTGATCCGCATTGTCATCACCGTCCGATGGCAATGGCGACGGGCTGTGTTGACCATGTGACAACGCTTGAGGCTCATTTGCAGAGCCATTGGGCCGGTGAATCGGCATGGTCTGAGGTTCGTTGGATGTCGTCGTCGGCGTCTTGCGCGGTGAAGTGTTTCCAGGCATCAGATTGGAAAGTTCGTCCAGCTTCGCCCGCAATTCTCGAAACCGCTCTGCTTTGAGCGCCTGCAGGTCGTCGCCCGCGCCAGGGCTGTCGTTCGAAAGTGAATGTGCAGCGGCTGCGCTGAACGCCGATTGCTCCAGCAAGG
This genomic stretch from Planctomicrobium piriforme harbors:
- a CDS encoding flagellar hook-length control protein FliK, whose product is MQLFNLVAIGPANLISGGVIDAAGFSLSSALFATVNGAAATKPTGVDFDNLLAAFQQPSAPKSSASPLASLPAAPTSNATKNAAAAAPTPVSSVSMNAAVDTASFNDAPESDEPLQRLLVSQSKASVVKVPPQPTVASELKETEVATDTATEASVSVTVNGVAAETNCADTETSDVADSDSAETTAAPHKPAGTRSKQKSVTPGPELSNSGAVIAPDAPLSIAESNDVAAEVHHAPTDETEAADIPFTAFTNVSQSESGWPQAMTLTATPVSQQVESCDSSATGTSLISETASPGNQPTPGPVQQTSSRPQQPVSLPPMSDNTEPAPRSTASQLDDSPTTPTSASDVATVPAPVVDPQSAAVVNTVPTAASTVTAALPQQTAVTAQVASVTPPPARPLQVRVNTPITERKAAASINPMRVEPSPLQSVETPIQSPVEVISNLIETATLPTTEVRPDETRTSAPTTSSDAPVANPNSSQPIDAGILSATTSTPLNVTTPVNSSPQPTTLHHGTVEHLASVTVQQATLVEAGGSQRFQIRLDPPHLGEVVIDISRGSDGQYDISVSAASPETHALLEQQSADITQALTDQGMSLNGFDLSQHQQGSTEEHLLQQEQAELARLRGEVISNPPNRSEQPASDGSISFRA
- a CDS encoding flagellar hook protein FlgE, which codes for MANSMITGVSGLQSHQKMIEIVGNNLANLNTVGYKERTGVFADVLYETLRGGSSGTAGVSGGTNPVQVGTGSRLSSIRSNMTAGGMESTGSDLDLALDGDGFFVVNNGTSNLYTRAGTFQIDKNGLLVDSGTGYPVQRFGIVGESNEEFPSFQTAGDASINIPLGANVPGRATQNVNINGNLPSAGAIPTAGVLSTSAWLSGGSAATSSSLLNSLDFVTTPYQAGDSITISGTDTDGSAVSVSVPVSATTTVGDLMAALNSAIPGTTTTISSTGALSLTANDAGKSYLSVALLDGTGNTGGSDFTEAPFVVSQTGVDGAVVRGGVQVYDLTGGVHTINYQFAKKADGTWDMTASLDPTQGTMIDSTVTGITFGANGAFSHSTGTGNGDANMTIQFAGQSAPLTFNIVLDGGGTTGSGLNSFSGDASISSKQDGYANGTLTSVQVDSSGIIQGVASNGTQFPIAQLAIGNFRNPQGLEAVGNNFYNSSLSSGDVQLGSAGASGNGVVRAGQLEQSNVDIAVEFTRLIVAQRGFSANARTITVTNDVLQELTNLIR
- a CDS encoding sigma-54 interaction domain-containing protein, whose product is MSVIFQSRAMLQVIERAKRYARTSVTVLLCGESGTGKELLARLIHQYSPRQHSEYVRVNCAALSESLIESELFGHEAGAFTGAHQLRRGRFEAAGEGTVFLDEIGELPLAVQAKLLRVLEEKEFQRVGGNETLRMHARVITATNRDLAVEARRGHFRADLFHRLNVLPLAIPPLRERREDIPALVNFFVQQAQVELERPVRGVTRPVMERLSEYDWPGNVRELKNVILRCCLLAASDTIQTVELPSPVIEDEAEVSATLPQFLDHLSLEEIERQVILHRLERCQGNKTEAAAALGVTPRTLRNKVTHYRKLGYVS
- a CDS encoding flagellar hook assembly protein FlgD, whose protein sequence is MASVASGGFSSQIGQQQFLQLLAAQLSNQNPLEPMAQEDFLSQMAQFSTLSGIESLNTNFSELFKLQSLTQGAALVGKQVTYYSETTKANQTGIVQSAGMENGSLVVTVNGEKVGLDDISSVGGTPDASN
- a CDS encoding tetratricopeptide repeat protein, which encodes MMIRPLKKSGRSRAALLAMLLSAAGHTFAADLGVEPVSATPLLEQSAFSAAAAHSLSNDSPGAGDDLQALKAERFRELRAKLDELSNLMPGNTSPRKTPTTTSNEPQTMPIHRPNGSANEPQALSHGQHSPSPLPSDGDDNADHAETERPTRGNISHGSISEDIDDVLSHPASEGNLHASSSEPVNGPIDRFALASSLFGAGDLEACLNVLRQTNLKELSREDQIWSEYMQASCHRRAGRYDQARQMYRGILSYPEADWVGELARWWLDNLEAKQKLLADTQRLNATLTAWETEIAALGKKK